The Anthonomus grandis grandis chromosome 16, icAntGran1.3, whole genome shotgun sequence genome includes the window CTTCACGCCCGATGTACACAGACTGAAGATGGTGCGCGATGACGCGACGCCGCAATGAGGCGCCACTTATCATACTTTAATTATCTACTATAGGTGGTGCCACTAGACATAAAAATAGTGTTCAGTTAATTAGTTTATTGATGGTGCATTTGcacataaaatataagaactatgGCTCTCCCTCCAAGGATCGTACACTAaccatttcctatttttattatttgagggCACATATTAATCACATAACTAATAAATAGTTAATTGTCAAATTAACTTGTATGCACCTAGGTATATAACACGTAATCCTATGGACAGTACTCGtaccaattattataaaaattcacCACTTactgtttatatttaatttatttactgttaaTTTAATTGTGATTTGTGGAATAAAGAATTAATAACGAGTCATCAATCAATACTCTCTAAgatttgtgtattttaataaaaagtatctctaaatctaaaattattaggTAATGTAATAAGCATTGAATTGCACTGTATTCTTTTCTTTGTCAAATGAGTGTTTAATATACTGGTACAGTATAGTGTTAAGTgtgtactaaaaaataaataatatatcaacGACGTAATTTACTCCTCTAAAAACGTTTCTACTGAATATATGCTGATGACCCAAAgagaagagtttttttttttaatttgtattcaTTGAAAAAACTACTGAgcttttttacatataattaatACCAGTCAGAACTTACCCCTTCTGGCCATAATAGCGATTGAAATTGACTCTGGTAAAGACCCACCGGCTGCCATAAAAGTCATACCTTGTACAGTGGAGGGTATGTTAAAGACATCACCTAAAACAGCCTTAAGTAGTCTAAGAAATCCTTTATATTCTTCTTAACTAACCAATAATAGAAACCATCCAGGACACCATATAAGAATTGGCTCCGATCCAAATAATGCACATCAAAAAAGTGATTGACCACAACTTCGGATGGATTTTCGGATTAGGTAAGGTGCACCTCAGAGCCATTTTGATTGGCCACGTATAAAAGAACATAAATTTAACGAACCATCCTCCCTCCGGTATAATGAATGGACTCTTCTTAATTGCTGCAATGTATttgattcataaaaaaaaatttaaaaaaaaaaatatttacagtttatttCTTGCTCCTCCTGAACTTGTCGTTGCTTCTTATAGTCATCCGGATGTTCATATGCGGATCTTCTAGCTTCCTCAGCGTATGTACCGAAAGCAGACGCTACTGAAGCCCTCACTGAGTCTCTACTAAACTCTTTTTCTCTAAATTCCTTGTCTTTCCCATTTTCACCTGAAAacctttttctcttaaaaatccctctataatttaatacaaaacttacTTGAGATGACATCGACAGCCGACCTATTCTGAAACCGATCCACTTGTCTCCGAACAAACCTGGATATTCTAGTGTTTTGAAACATGACGATGAAGTAAACGAAGTAAAGGATGAAGAGAACCAGTGCTTCGTACCAGTATATACGAGCATCCCATACGATTCCGATTAGAACCGAAATGGCCACGATATAAATAAAGACGTCTCGGGTTACTGGCCACCAGTCAAGTTTTATAGGCTGAAAATTAACGTTCTcgttaaagcattttattctctaAGGGGTTTTAGAGGTACTAATTGACTTACTTACTTCTTTTGTCCAACTCTGTGGCATGTAAACAAATATCTGAATCAAtcatttacagttttatttatgaaatattaaagTGAGAGTCGGATGctattaagttatgcctaaagaaataaatttggaaCACTAGTTCAACGGTAATTATGATTAagttaatgtttattttatgaagtgttgatgttatttttattatcaaaattctAGTAATCTTTAAAAGgctcttatattaaaaaacaatacactaAGGGTCGGATTTCTATTTTTAGACATgatgtttgaaaattatatgtTAGAAAGCTTCAAATGCATggattttcgtgatttttttatcgaaaactgAAGAATAATCCagagaatcttttaaaataaaaattaattcgatCTGAGTAGTAGAAGAAGAAATATGGCTCCATGTACCTGAACCTGCCTTTTTTTTGGACTTGATTTaccaaaacttgaataaaaaaggttccATTGCAtggatttttaggattttttcaaCGGAAGCTTACGAATAATCCAGAGAagcttttaaaatgaaaatgaagtAGATCCGAGCagtagaagtggagttatgactcCGATTACCTAAAAGTGTCTCTCTCTTTTAGACtttctttataaaaacttaaaaaaaaaagagcttCCAATGCACGGATTTTCGTGAATCTGAAAAATTATCCCAAGAACCtttccaaatataatttaaatgagatttttgaatCCAAACGAAACATATAATACCGAACATACTTTTCCGTAAATTTATAGGATGTCCCAGGAAATCGGGATAAAGTTACCACCAAGAAAACGATGAAAATTGACGTAGaaccactttaaaaaaaaattaaattaagatattaagGACCACTGTACACTGTTGCAATTTTAATATGTTACTCCTTATACCATGGACTTGcttatttcttattatataattttccgTAAGTGCATAGGGTACTCCAGGAAATCAAGacaaagttatataaaaaaaaactatgaaaattgACATAAACCcgctttacaaaaattaaaattacaaatatttctaaacaatgaacaaatttttacttttaatatgtttggacttttattttattagtaaattttcggtaaatatacagagtgttccaggaaattagtaaataattagTAACCACATCTCTGCATTATGATTTTTGCACTTACAAGACACCAAGTCTTAGTTCAAGAGAAAGGACTGATCTCTTggttatgttttaataaattatataaatctgatatattaaaatagtttcaacTACCCTAACGTTTTGATTTGACCTCATTCAGCAAAAAACACCATGTAAGTAGATGACCTTGTCTTTACATGATCTAACATCTTTTGAAATCAAAAGAAATCTACTTTTGAAGATTGAATCTAGCAAACTTACACTTGATTGCATTTATTACTTGTCAACATGTCATCTATGTAAAAAGCccttgcaaaaatttaaaaatcccattattacACAcgaatttttgcaatttatttcaAGTTCATTTGAGTTATGCATTCGATGAATATCCTTTTGAAAAATCATGAAAGATCTTGAATTTCAGATATTATATCCCTATTTCACTCAAAAGTATGATAGAGAGTGAGAATAAGATAATGCTGTTTACAAGATATTATCAAAAATGTTATGTGTTTAATTTCTCTGATTTTATATTTGagtataaaaatagtaattaatgaaataaattattataaccgtaaagaatatatttttttacatctcatttattttaaatataaatattccataaatcaaaaaaaaagtttgacataCACTGGTTTGCACCTTAATGATCAGTTTAATATACGCTAAAAAGAGACAGGACAAGACTAATTCCAGTgaagatcaaaattatttttaaatatcaattaatTTGTTTAGTCCAAGTGCTcctgtaataaaaacaataatatctCATTTGCTACTGTAtagattttagtgattttttaaattaaggtaTTGAAAACCTTCAGAAAATTCTATAAATTAAGACTCACCCCAttctaaagtaaaaaatcctcacagttatataataaaatttttggtatttaGTAAAGGTACACGTATacatttttttggcttaaattgtttctattaaaaaaatgtttatcagtttttttaattcaattataagacaatttttttaatttcttaaaaccctgtatattgttaatttgaatattttattaataagaaaaaatgtttGACGTTCACTGGTTGGCAACTTGACGATTAACAGGACACCAATCTAATACGAGCGAAAGTGAGACAGAAAATGACTAATTTCAGTGACCATCAAAAGTTCCTTTGAAATAATgttattgtcaaaaatattaattttttttattttaattaatttgcttaGTCCAGGCGctcctgtaataaaaactataatatatcATCTGCTACTGTatggattttagtgatttttgagatttgaatattaaaaacctaAAGAAAATCACTCGTGCAAATCAAGAATCTTTTCATTATAAaggcaaaaaatataattaataatataattttaaatttattaataattataatttttgattgataattatatttttgaagtcaaaattaataattttttttcgctcAAAAATTTTCTAcaacaatttgaattttctaataaataataaacttaatattccataaatacgaaaaaaaaatttgacattcACTGATTTGCACCTTGACAGTTACCAAGATATTATTTTAGTACGAGCTAAAGTGAAACAGAAAATGGCTAATTCCAGTGAGCATCAAAAGTTCAATCCAACTTGTGTTTTCACCTTGGACAAAACACGTCGAATTCCAGTGAACATCGAAAGTtcctttgaaattattttattgttattttttgctaataaatgttttttttaaatttaaaataatttgcttagTCCAGGCGCTCCTGTATTAAAAACTGTAATATCTCATCTGCTACTGTatggattttagtgatttttgattttaagtaataaaaaccTAGAGAAAATCACTCGTGCAAATCAAGAATCTTTTCATTGTAAaggcaaaaaatataattaataatacaattttaaatttattaataattataattattgattgataattatatttttggaagcaaaattaataatttgttttctcaaaaattttctacaacaatttgaattttctaataaataataaacttaatattccataaatacgaaaaaaaaattgacattcaCTGATTTGCACCTTGACAGTTACCAAGATATTATTTTAGTACGAGCTAAAGTGAGATAGAAAATGGCTAATTCCAGTGAGCATCAAAAGTTCAATCCAACTTGTGTTTTCACCTTGGACAAAACACGTCGAATTCCAGTGAACATCGAAAGTtcctttgaaattattttattgttattttttgctaataaatgttttttttaaatttaaaatactttgcTTAGTCCAGGCGCTCCTGTATTAAAAACTGTAATATCTCATCTGCTACTGTatggattttagtgatttttgattttaagtaataaaaaccTAGAGAAAATCACTCGTGCAAATCAAGAATCTTTTCATTGTAAaggcaaaaaatataattaataatacaattttaaatttattaataattataatttttgattgataattatatttttgaagtcaaaaattaataattttttttcgctcAAAAATTTTCTAcaacaatttgaattttctaataaataataaacttattattcCATAAATAcgaaagaaaaatttgacattcACTGATTTGCACCTTGACAGTTACCAAGATATTATTTTAGTACGAGCTAAAGTAAGACAGAAAATGGCTGATTCCAGTGACCATCAAAAGTTCAATCCAACTTATGATTTTCACCTTGAACAAAACACGTCGAATTCCAGTGAACATCGAAAGTTCCTTTGAAATtatgttattgttattttttgctaatgaaaaatatttttttttaatttaaaataatttgcttagTCCAGGCGctcctgtaataaaaactataatatctCATCTGCTGCTGTAtagattttagtgatttttgagatttaagtattaaaaaccTCAAGAAAATCACTCCTGCAAATCAAGATTCACTTCATTCTAAAGTCAAAAGTTCTCATTCtcatataagaaaaattataatttataatacatttttaaatttattaataattataatttttaattgataattatatttttagagcCAAAATTGAATATTGATACATacaatttgaattttctaataaataagaaatttgacaTTCACTGGTTTGCACCTTAATGATCAGTTTAATACACGCTAAAAAGAGACAGAACACGACGAATTCCAGGGACCATCGAAAGTTCCGTcgaaattatgtttaaatataaattaatttgtttagtccaggcactcctgtaataaaaactataatatctCGTCTGCTACTGCATagatcagtttttttttaaattcacttataaagcattttttctttttattttttaaaacatggtAATTTGTTAATatggatattttataaataagaaaaaatatactaaTCTGATACGAGCTAAAGTGAGACAGAAAATAGCTGATTCCAGTGGCCATCAAAAGTTTAATCCAACTTGTGTTCTGTGAATTCCAGTGACCATCGAAAATTCCTTTGAATATTttaacatgaaaaataaaatttaatttgtttagtcCAGGCGctcctgtaataaaaactataatatctcgtcttctattgtatagattttagtgatttttgaGACAAAATCGTGCAAATCAAGAATCACTTCATTGTAAGGTCCAAAATTCTTACTTTTGATATAagaagaataatttatttttcagcaaAGGTACGCGTATAAATTTGTTTCGACTCAAAAATTTTCTAcaacaatttgaattttctaataaataataatcgattaaataagagaaaaaaattgacaatcaCTGGTTTGCATTTTGACAATTAACCAGACATTATTTTAGTACGAGCTAAAGGGAGACAGGAAATGCCCAATTGCAGTGACGATCAAAAGTtcaatccattttttttattatgcaaaGAAATCCCACACAAATCAAGAATCAGGACAGTCTTAAggcaaaaatcataattttcattggttaaaaataactatttttttaagtgcagaattatttttttttaataagtacaaaaataaattgatgaatattaacgatttttaattaaatttaattattaacaatcatactattaatgcataatttaaataaaccccaCTCCCTTGCTTCGAGTTATTCCTAAAAAAACGTCATTAAGCCCTAGAGGTACGTACATACTTTAAGATATTTctcgttattttatttatgacaaATAGTATTTCTTTCATATCagattaacaaaatatattatctcAGGCAGCTGATTAATAACAAACTCAATGAAATGAGaacgaaattattttttctaacatGTTTTTTCTTGATAACAGTTGCCATTAATccaacataataattattaaatgtaatgcACATTGTTTATGTTTctatggaatatttttttatatcaataaattGGGAGGAAGGAAGCGAGTCTAGaggcaatttttttctcttataactACATCtgaatctaaattaaatttaaaaaaaaactaataatagtTCTTACCCTTATAGCGGCCAAAGAACCAATAGAAGCGACCCCAAGGGAATTAAACATAGAAGACCCAACGATAGTCCCTATTCCAAGCTCTGATCCAGTAATGAAGGTTGCTATAATGTTCGTAAATAGCTCGGGACATGAGGTCGCCACTGACATAAAAGTCGCTGCTCCAACATcctataaaatgaataattcttcttttataaaaaaggttTGGGTGCATTTTTATCAAACTTACCGCAGGTATATCTAAAACTTCACACAACCGTTCAATGGAGGGAATAAAGTATTTATCGCAAACAATGGCCAGAAGTGTAAAGCAATAAATTGCTACGATAAAGCACAACACCACTCCCCCGTTTCTTTGTTGTTCCGGAGTTAGGAACGGCGGAAACTCATCATCGTCGCTCGATTTTGTGGTGGTTTCTAGTAgattttcatagtttttattGTCCAAGGACATTCCAAAGgggtttatactaaaaagtcatattgaatattaatattttacacatcGTTGCTTTCCCTTACCTTTGTGAGTAAAGTAAGTCGGATATATGAACAGCCGAAACTTCCCCGTCGCTGGAATTAGTGGGTGTCATTTTCGAAACATACTCCTGGTTGCCTGAAATTGAATGCGATGAATAAATCAGTACTTGATAACTAACTGAAGTTTTTCAGTTGACGACAGTTCGTTTACTTATTGATTAGTTAACTAGGGTTACAAAAACATAGATCCCTATTATATCATTACGTATTTATCGCCACattatatgagaaaaaaaaacaataaaatgaataatttattaaacgaGGGGAGCTCTACAACTTCTATTATCCCTGCCTAGTCTAATTTTATAGTCTACTAATATTTTCCAGCAACAGGAATTCGTCATTATTTGTGTCTTTTTCATACGATCCTAAATGACTCAGGTTCTCTCTTTTTATGTTACAAGTATGTTCGACCCGTAAATAACTTAAGAGAAATGATGTCTCTTGTATAAGGAATTTTCTTGCATCTTGTTTGGATAATTTTACACCATCCAATGACTCACGTATCGACTGTATCGACTCGTATACTCATACTCATCGTATACTCATGTATCGACTCACGTATCGTTGACGTATCGACACCTAAGTCTCCTTTCTTGTGTAATAAAACAGATACTGCATTGTTCCAGTGCAATAGGATTCTTCCTCGGTAAATGGAGTAAAAAGCTTACCCAAAGTCTGCTTGATAGCTGATTAATAGAGGAATgatttttattctatttgtagttatatttctttctttgtttttgttatcAGGTACAGGTTTTTgctttttagttaatttagttATATTACTCTTTCTATCTCGTTTGTattgatttttcttataatactGGTTTCTTCGGATCGATCGATAGATGTCTTTATTTAATCCCTTTAGTGTAGTGTAACTGAAGGCGTATTTTTCGGTCatctataatttatattttttttaattcatgttaTAATCTGTTTTACTCTAGTAGTAGctgaaagaaaatataatttaatttattccaggcagttgataaaatgttcaaaaatgcctgaaattcaacatattttaggcagttaagaaattaaaaaatttgaattgcctgaaattaaaattaaaatttttaattttaatttttttttcaattacctggaagagttttaatttttttttaaattgttagttttttttttaattttgtgtttacttattttattatgacaaatagGATTGTTAATTTAAACAACCGTTTGCCTGACACATCAGTAAACTGTAGTACAAGTGAGACAACCCTTTTAAAGACCTTAAACAACTATTTACATTCCTGctgcaataaattttaaatatttatgagccATAATTAAAAGAACCTATATTTGAATgggaatgaataaaaaaaacataaaaaaatcaagaaaaaccactaagaaaaatattaatgaaaaaaaatgatatgcaCACACGTGaagttattccaggcattattGATTGatatatttcaggcaattgttgagaaaaaactttttttttggtttgttctTCAACAGCATGGAAGAGAAAACTGATTGAtgtattccaggcaattgttaagagaaaacatatttctttaggatttttttatcaactgcctggaataaaacatcatttgatgtattccaagcagttaaaaattaaaaaaatttgattgtcTGAAATACAACATAACTTACTTTGGATTTTTCTTCAATagtctggaagaaaaaatttattgatatattccaggcagtttttaagagaaaacatttttctttagaatttcttatcaactgcctggaataaaacattatttgatgtattccaggcagttgaggttaaaaaaatgttgactgTCTGAAatacaacataattttttttggatttttcttcaactgcttggacggcaaaattaattaatatattccaggcaattgttaAGAGAAAACACAgttcttttacattttttatcaactgcctggaataaaacattattttatgtatttcaggcagttaaaaatttaaaaaatttgattgtcTGAAATACAACATAAATTACTTTGGATTTTTCTTCAATagtctggaaaaaaaaatttattgatatattccaggcagtttttaagagaaaacatttttttttagaatttcttattaactgcctggaataaaacattatttgatgtattccaggcagttgaggttaaaaaaatgttgactgTCTGAAatacaacataattttttttggatttttcttcAACTGCTTGGACGGCAAAATTAATTCATATATTCTAGGCAATTGTTAAGAGAAAACACagttcttttgaattttttattaactgtctggaataaaacattattttatgtattccaggcagttaaagaatgAAAAACTGTTGACTGTCTGAAATACctcataatttttttggctCTTTCTTCAACAGCCTGGAAGAGAAAACTGATTGATGTATACCAGGCAATTGTAAAGACATAACatatttcttttgaattttttattaactgcctagaataaaacattattttatgtattccaggcaattaaagatgAAAAAATGTTCACTGTCTGATATACACAATAgtgtttttagatatttttattaatagccTGGAAGAGAAAATTGATGAATGCATTTCAAGCAATTGTTAGGAGAAAACAAAtttcttttggattttttatcaagtgcctggaataaaacattattttatgtattcCAGGCtgttaaagataaaaaaatgttgactaTCTGAAATACAACATAATGTTTTTGGGTTTtatatcaaa containing:
- the LOC126745659 gene encoding sodium/potassium/calcium exchanger 4-like gives rise to the protein MAVKWGFGFLLVVIGCIVSVYAQGNQEYVSKMTPTNSSDGEVSAVHISDLLYSQSINPFGMSLDNKNYENLLETTTKSSDDDEFPPFLTPEQQRNGGVVLCFIVAIYCFTLLAIVCDKYFIPSIERLCEVLDIPADVGAATFMSVATSCPELFTNIIATFITGSELGIGTIVGSSMFNSLGVASIGSLAAIRPIKLDWWPVTRDVFIYIVAISVLIGIVWDARIYWYEALVLFILYFVYFIVMFQNTRISRFVRRQVDRFQNRSAVDVISSENGKDKEFREKEFSRDSVRASVASAFGTYAEEARRSAYEHPDDYKKQRQVQEEQEINSIKKSPFIIPEGGWFVKFMFFYTWPIKMALRCTLPNPKIHPKLWSITFLMCIIWIGANSYMVSWMVSIIGDVFNIPSTVQGMTFMAAGGSLPESISIAIMARRGEGKMGVSNSLGANTMNILFSLGMPWFFKTMTMGINNDSFIGIESGSIVYTIMSLILVGLILYVTLIFNKFTLSKVTGCILVVVYIICIVLACLSEMVFFKS